One Ciconia boyciana chromosome 9, ASM3463844v1, whole genome shotgun sequence genomic window carries:
- the SLC34A1 gene encoding sodium-dependent phosphate transport protein 2A has translation MLPYRRESPALPHCPMRGGRVVHGPQFAYCPSPQALHRLPGAHACPFAVGAVTCPDHGFPCPGSPGRLGEGRERYELEALPWQGPRLGLDELQKPELGCWAKVQSICVSLLKVPLMFGFLYLFVCSLDVLSSAFQLAGGKVAGDIFKDNAILSNPVAGLVVGILVTVLVQSSSTSTSIIVSMVSSGLLEVRSAIPIIMGSNIGTSVTNTIVALMQAGDRSEFKRAFAGATVHDCFNWLSVLVLLPLEVVSGYLHHVTRLVVATFNIRSGKDAPDLLKIITEPFTKLIIQLDKSVITGIATGDESLRNRSLIRVWCGPASPQTAVMGLGSPSNCTAPGHCSTKAIESLHNVTRQKCEHLFTDTPLPDLAVGLVLLAGSLVVLCTCLILLVKLLNSLLKGQVAKAIQKVINTDLPHPLSWLTGYFAMVVGAGMTFVVQSSSVFTSAITPLIGLGVISIERAYPLTLGSNIGTTTTAILAALASPGDKLASSFQIALCHFFFNISGILLWYPLPFTRLPIRMAKALGERTAKYRWFAVLYLIVCFLLLPSLIFGISMAGWQALVGVGTPFLGLLFFVGLVNALQARSPGRLPKWLQTWDFLPAWMHSLQPLDRLITRATLCCTDRCRSPEGWEEREGPARDKARLGLDNPALSYPEEVPGPAVRVGSPCPLPHGATRL, from the exons ATGCTGCCCTACCGGAGGGAGAGCCCggccctgccccactgcccgATGCGGGGAGGAAGGGTGGTGCATGGGCCCCAGTTTGCCTACTGCCCGAGCCCCCAAG ctctgcaccgGCTGCCAGGTGCCCATGCCTGCCCCTTTGCCGTCGGTGCAGTGACTTGCCCTGACCATGgcttcccctgccctggctcccccGGGCGCCTGGGCGAGGGCAGGGAGCGGTATGAGCTGGAGGcgctgccctggcaggggccCCGGCTGGGCTTGGACGAGCTGCAGAAGCCAG AGCTGGGGTGCTGGGCCAAGGTCCAGTCCATCTGTGTCTCCCTTCTCAAGGTGCCCCTGATGTTTGGGTTCCTGTACCTCTTCGTGTGCTCCCTGGACGTGCTCAGCTCTGCCTTCCAGCTGGCCGGAG GCAAGGTGGCTGGGGACATCTTCAAGGATAATGCCATCCTCTCCAACCCGGTGGCTGGGCTGGTGGTGGGCATCCTAGTGACCGTGCTGGTGCAGagctcctccacctccacctccatcaTCGTCAGCATGGTCTCCTCGGGGC TGCTGGAGGTGCGCTCTGCCATCCCCATCATCATGGGCTCCAACATTGGCACCTCTGTCACCAACACCATCGTGGCCCTCATGCAGGCTGGTGACCGCAGTGAGTTCAAACG GGCCTTTGCCGGCGCCACGGTGCACGACTGCTTCAACTGGCTGTCGGTGCTGGTCCTGCTGCCACTGGAAGTGGTGAGCGGGTACCTGCACCACGTCACCCGCCTGGTCGTGGCCACCTTCAACATCCGCAGTGGGAAGGATGCCCCTGACCTGCTGAAGATCATCACGGAGCCCTTCACCAAGCTCATCATCCAG CTGGACAAGTCAGTGATCACGGGCATCGCAACGGGGGATGAGAGCCTGCGCAACCGGAGCCTCATCCGTGTCTGGTGTGGCCCCGCATCCCCACAG ACAGCCGTCATGGGGCTTGGGTCCCCCTCGAACTGCACAGCCCCCGGCCACTGCAGCACTAAAGCCATTGAGAGCCTCCACAATGTCACCAGGCAGAAGT gtgAGCACCTCTTCACCGACACACCGCTGCCCGACCTGGCCgtggggctggtgctgctggctgggtcCCTTGTCGTGCTCTGCACCTGCCTCATCCTCCTGGTCAAACTCCTCAACTCCCTGCTCAAGGGGCAGGTAGCCAAAGCCATCCAGAAGGTCATCAACACTG ACCTCCCGCACCCACTCAGCTGGCTCACTGGGTACTTCGCCATGGTGGTGGGCGCTGGGATGACCTTCGtggtgcagagcagctctgtctTCACCTCGGCCATCACACCCCTGATCG GCCTGGGGGTGATCAGCATAGAGCGCGCCTATCCGCTGACCCTGGGCTCCAACATCggcaccaccaccactgccatCCTGGCCGCCCTGGCCAGCCCAGGGGACAAGCTGGCCAGCTCCTTCCAG ATCGCCCTCTGCCACTTCTTCTTCAACATCTCCGGCATCCTGCTGTGGTACCCGCTGCCCTTCACCCGCCTGCCCATCCGCATGGCCAAGGCGCTGGGCGAGCGCACGGCCAAGTACCGCTGGTTCGCCGTGCTGTACCTCATCGtctgcttccttctgctgccGTCCCTCATCTTCGGCATCTCCATGGCGGGCTGGCAGGCGCTGGTGGGGGTGGGCACACCCTTCCTCGGCCTCCTCTTCTTCGTGGGGCTGGTGAACGCGCTGCAGGCTCGCAGCCCTGGCCGCCTGCCCAAATGGCTGCAGACCTGGGACTTCCTCCCCGCCTGGATGCACTCGCTGCAGCCCCTCGACCGGCTCATCACCCGGGCCACCCTCTGCTGCACCGACCGCTGCCGCAGCCCCGAGGGCTGGGAGGAGCGCGAGGGCCCTGCCCGCGACAaggccaggctggggctggacaACCCTGCGCTCTCCTACCCCGAGGAggtgcccggccccgccgtCCGGGTGGGCTCCCCTTGCCCGCTCCCGCATGGTGCCACCCGGCTCTAG
- the NHP2 gene encoding H/ACA ribonucleoprotein complex subunit 2: MAREKQPEAAAEAEGTPERSYREQLDYLNPIAQPLASRKLTRKLYKCIRKAAKHKQIRRGVKEVQKFINKGEKGITVLAGDTLPIDVYCHIPIMCEDRSLPYAYVPSKSDLGAAAGSKRPTCVIMIKPHEEYQETYDECLGEVEALPLPL; the protein is encoded by the exons ATGGCGCGGGAGAAGCAgccggaggcggcggcggaggcggagGGGACTCCTGAGCGCTCGTACCGGGAGCAGCTCGACTACCTGAACCCCATCGCCCAGCCGCTCGCCTCCCGCAAGCTGACGCGCAAACTCTACAAGTGCATCAGGAAAG CGGCCAAGCACAAGCAGATCCGTCGCGGTGTGAAGGAGGTCCAGAAGTTCATCAACAAGGGCGAGAAGGG GATCACGGTGCTGGCCGGCGACACGCTGCCTATCGATGTGTACTGCCACATCCCCATCATGTGCGAGGACAGGAGCCTCCCCTACGCATACGTCCCTTCCAAATCG GACCTGGGAGCCGCAGCCGGCTCGAAGCGCCCGACGTGCGTTATCATGATCAAGCCCCACGAGGAGTACCAGGAGACCTACGATGAGTGCCTGGGGGAGGTGGAGGCCCTGCCCCTGCCGCTGTGA
- the LOC140656943 gene encoding ADP-ribosylation factor-like protein 3 isoform X2, producing MGDVQKGLLSVIQRLKGSPEQELRIILLGLDNAGKTTLLKRLASEDVSTITPTQGFNIKSVHSNGFKLNVWDIGGQRSIRPYWRKYLGSTDLLIYVIDSADQKRFEETGQELAELTEEESLMGVPLLVFANKQDLVTAAPAAEIAEGLSLHTYRDREWQIQACSALSGEGVQDGMNWISSQIMNRKK from the exons ATGGGTGATGTGCAGAAG GGGCTGCTCTCCGTCATCCAGAGGCTGAAGGGTTCCCCGGAGCAGGAGCTCCGCATCATCCTGCTGGGGCTGGACAACGCAGGGAAGACCACACTGCTGAAACGCCTGGCGTCCGAGGACGTCAGCACCATCACCCCCACCCAG GGCTTCAACATAAAGAGCGTCCACTCAAATGGCTTCAAGCTAAACGTCTGGGATATTGGGGGGCAGCGCTCAATCCGCCCATACTGGAGGAAGTATCTGGGCAGCACAGACCTGCTG ATTTATGTCATTGACAGCGCAGACCAGAAGCGTTTCGAGGAGACTGGGCAG gagctggcagagctcaCCGAGGAGGAGTCCCTCATGGGGGTCCCGCTGCTGGTGTTTGCCAACAAGCAGGACCTAGTGactgcagcacctgcagccgAAATCGCAGAAGGGCTGAGCCTCCACACCTACCGGGACCGGGAATGGCAGATCCAGGCCTGCTCAGCCTTGTCTGGGGAAGGAGTGCAG gaTGGGATGAACTGGATTTCCAGCCAGATCATGAACAGGAAGAAGTGA
- the B4GALT7 gene encoding beta-1,4-galactosyltransferase 7, which translates to MGPARRRAALRLGGGGSPPLLGLLPGRFSVFPLFFLALLLGFASLLWLQLSCSGEGPALGGGQSRGGSRQPCPPQAPLLPAEDEPSWGPHRLALLVPFRERFEELLAFVPYMHRFLSKKRIRHHIFILNQVDHFRFNRASLINVGFLESGNDTDYIAMHDVDLLPLNEQLDYGFPEAGPFHVASPELHPLYHYKTYVGGILLLTKQHYEMCNGMSNRFWGWGREDDEFYRRIKGAGLQVRRPSGITTGYETFQHLHDPAWRKRDQKRIAAQKQEQFKVDREGGLNNVRYRIESRTALSVAGAPCTVLNILLDCDTSETPWCTFG; encoded by the exons AtgggcccggcccgccgcagGGCCGCGCTCCGCCTGGGCGGCGGCGg GTCCCCGCCGCTCCTAGGCCTGCTGCCCGGCAGGTTCTCCGTCTTCCCGCTCTTCTTCCTGGCGCTGCTCCTGGGCTTCGCCTCGCTGCTCTGgctccagctcagctgctcGGGCGAGGGGCCGGCCCTGGGcggcgggcagagccgggggggttcccgccagccctgcccgccccagGCCCCCCTGCTGCCGGCGGAGGACGAGCCGTCGTGGGGTCCGCACCGCCTGGCGCTGCTCGTCCCCTTCCGGGAGCGCTTCGAGGAGCTGCTGGCCTTCGTGCCCTACATGCACCGCTTCCTGAGCAAGAAGAGGATCCGCCATCACATCTTCATCCTCAACCAGGTGGATCATTTCAG GTTTAACAGGGCATCCCTGATCAACGTGGGCTTCCTGGAGAGCGGCAATGACACCGACTACATCGCGATGCATGATGTCGATCTCCTGCCCCTCAACGAGCAGCTGGACTACGGCTTCCCAGAGGCAGGGCCCTTCCATGTGGCATCCCCAGAGCTGCACCCGCTCTACCACTATAAGACCTATGTGGGTGGCATCCTGCTGCTCACCAAGCAGCACTATGAGATG TGCAATGGCATGTCCAACCGCttctggggctggggacgggaGGACGACGAGTTTTATCGACGTATCAAAGGAGCTGGTCTCCAG gTTCGCCGTCCCTCTGGAATCACAACTGGATACGAGACTTTCCAGCACCTGCATGACCCAGCCTGGAGGAAGAGAGACCAGAAGCGCATTGCTGCGCAGAAGCAG gaACAGTTTAAGGTGGATCGGGAGGGAGGTCTGAACAACGTGAGGTACCGAATCGAGTCACGGACAGCTCTGAGTGTGGCAGGAGCCCCTTGCACCGTCCTTAATATCTTGCTGGACTGTGACACAAGCGAGACCCCCTGGTGCACGTTTGGCTGA
- the N4BP3 gene encoding NEDD4-binding protein 3 → MAAAQGPVTCEPDTRVLGTYLSSEPVGVVGSMGSVGSLVEKQDLSPLELRAPLGGSRGLRQPDGLLRKGPSQRELFGYLHGAKKETRLERKHQTSGACYKRDYESDRENRSPERCSREHHRGADFSKSSLPERGRFDKCRIRPSAFKAVAGKGLVSMQGLSSSKGQKLSKSNGSLHTLLSQSSTAASQHGPLRTHLLHAISLDEASDSSHNSIQSFPSYGSRLKPAQSQFSASMGHINHIGGSLDRVSRSPRDPLAPEKVPLSCKSMATLSRLQSPGEPPPPYEFTYSLEDAVKQLEDRLQETGGELRQLKRSLSETEDPFTQAFEDKQRLWLDELEDLKQMYMARLQQVTQQAQRGQRALQLQLYKAQQEKKRLQEELSMQQCQCEEPKLRQPQGERSSPKLEETKWEVCQKAAEISLLKQQLRDTQEEMAQKLGEIFSLKTQLREAKAEVQARDSQLAQLADSFQSPTEPGASLPLGDDPMPVCQDFPGCETDDSKCRGLHSDTAEPLERQVEWLWAELLRERRQGQLQAVNFELERKTWQEEKEKVLRYQRELQASYMEMYHRSQALERELRQLRSEPRDVGADSPWIERVESSKI, encoded by the exons atggcagcagcacagggtcCTGTGACCTGTGAGCCCGACACCCGCGTCCTCGGCACCTACCTCTCCTCAGAGCCTGTCGGCGTCGTCGGCAGCATGGGCAGTGTGGGCAGCCTGGTGGAGAAGCAGGATCTGTCCCCCCTGGAGCTGCGGGCCCCGCTGGGGGGCTCGCGGGGGCTTCGGCAGCCCGACGGCTTGCTGCGGAAGGGGCCGAGCCAGCGGGAGCTCTTTGGCTACCTGCACGGGGCCAAGAAGGAGACACGGTTGGAGCGGAAGCACCAGACGTCAGGCGCCTGCTACAAGCGGGACTATGAGAGCGACCGTGAGAACCGGTCCCCCGAGCGCTGCTCCCGGGAGCATCACCGTGGGGCCGACTTCTCCAAGAGCTCCCTGCCTGAGAGGGGCCGCTTCGACAAG TGCCGTATCAGGCCCTCGGCCTTCAAGGCGGTAGCCGGGAAGGGGCTGGTCTCCATGCAGGGCCTGTCCTCGTCCAAGGGGCAGAAGCTGTCCAAGAGCAATGGGAGCCTGCACACGCTGCTGTcgcagagcagcacagcagcctcGCAGCACGGCCCGCTCCGCACCCACCTGCTCCACGCCATCAGCCTGGATGAGGCCTCCGACTCCAGCCACAACTCCATCCAGAGCTTCCCTTCCTATGGCTCCCGCCTCAAGCCTGCCCAGAGCCAGTTCAGCGCCTCCATGGGCCACATCAACCACATCGGGGGCTCCTTGGACAGGGTCTCCCggagccccagggaccccctggCCCCTGAGAAGGTGCCCCTGTCTTGCAAAAGCATGGCCACGCTGAGCCGGCTGCAgagccccggggagcccccaCCGCCCTACGAGTTCACCTACTCACTGGAGGATGCGGTGAAGCAGCTGGAGGACCGGCTGCAGGAGACAGGAGGTGAGCTGCGGCAGCTCAAGAGGAGCCTTAGCGAGACTGAGGACCCCTTCACGCAG GCGTTTGAGGACAAGCAGCGGCTGTGGCTGGACGAGCTGGAGGATCTGAAGCAGATGTACATGGCCCGGCTGCAGCAGGTGACGCAGCAGGCGCAGCGCGGGCAGCGGgcgctgcagctgcagctctacAAGGCGCAGCAGGAGAAGAagcggctgcaggaggagctgagCATGCAGCAGTGCCAGTGTGAGGAGCCCAAGCtccggcagccccagggcgaGCGCAGCAGCCCCAAGCTGGAGGAGACCAAGTGGGAG GTGTGCCAGAAGGCAGCGGAGATCtccctgctgaagcagcagctccgGGACACCCAGGAGGAGATGGCTCAGAAGCTGGGCGAGATCTTCAGCCTGAAGACGCAGCTGCGGGAGGCCAAGGCGGAGGTCCAGGCCAGGGACTCCCAGCTGGCACAACTGGCAGACTCCTTCCAGAGCCCCACAGAGCCTGGCGCCTCGCTGCCACTGGGCGATGACCCCATGCCGGTGTGCCAGGACTTCCCTGGCTGCGAAACTGATGACTCCAAGTGCCGGGGCCTTCACAGCGACACGGCAGAGCCCCTGGAGCGGCAGGTGGAGTGgctgtgggcagagctgctccgGGAGCGGCGCCAGGGCCAGCTGCAGGCTGTGAACTTTGAGCTGGAGAGGAAAAcctggcaggaggagaaggagaaggtgcTGCGGTACCAGCGAGAGCTCCAGGCCAGCTACATGGAGATGTACCACCGGAGCCAGGCGCTGGAGCGGGAGCTGCGGCAGCTGCGGTCAGAGCCCAGGGACGTCGGGGCTGACTCACCGTGGATCGAGCGGGTGGAGTCCTCAAAGATCTGA
- the LOC140656558 gene encoding alpha-2Db adrenergic receptor-like, with amino-acid sequence MEPAGALPNASGNGSGTGSAPHSPAATGLILLAALAVLLATLVGNALVVAAISTSRALQAPQNLFLVSLASADILVAVLVLPFSLANEVMGYWYFGGLWCSLYLALDVLLCTASIGHLCAISLDRYWAITRAARLNLRRSPRRVKGMIGAVWAAAALVALPPLLWARPGGRECQLSQETWYVLASCAASFFAPCLVMVAVYCRIYHLTTRRTASLLAACAPRPTGASKKGPGVGMLGWRRRSQHQSVLLCRQRLVRARERRFTVVLAVVMGAFVLCWFPFFFTYSLGAVCGEGCRVSKPLFSFFFWIGYCNSSLNPLIYTLFNRDFRAAFRRLLAVPRRHCT; translated from the coding sequence ATGGAGCCAGCGGGCGCCCTCCCCAACGCCTCCGGTAAcggcagcggcaccggcagcgccCCGCACTCGCCCGCGGCCACGGGACTCATCCTGCTGGCCGCCCTGGccgtcctgctggccacactggtGGGCAACGCGCTGGTGGTGGCGGCCATCTCCACCAGCCGGGCCCTGCAGGCCCCGCAGAACCTCTTCCTGGTGTCCCTGGCCTCGGCGGACATCCTGGTGGCCGTCCTCGTCCTCCCCTTCTCGTTGGCCAACGAGGTGATGGGCTACTGGTATTTCGGCGGCCTGTGGTGCAGCCTGTACCTGGCGCTGGACGTGCTGCTCTGCACCGCTTCCATCGGGCACCTCTGCGCCATCAGCCTCGACCGCTACTGGGCCATCACTCGGGCGGCCCGGCTGAACCTGCGCCGCAGCCCCAGGCGGGTGAAGGGGATGATCGGGGCGGTCTGGGCGGCAGCGGCCCTGGTGGCACTGCCACCGCTCCTATGGGCCCGGCCAGGGGGCCGGGAATGCCAGCTGAGCCAGGAGACCTGGTACGTGCTGGCCTCCTGCGCCGCCTCCTTCTTCGCCCCCTGCCTCGTCATGGTTGCCGTCTACTGCCGCATCTACCACCTGACCACCCGGCGGACGGCGTCCCTCCTCGCCGCCTGCGCCCCGCGCCCCACCGGTGCCAGCAAGAAGGGGCCGGGGGTTGGGATGCTGGGCTGGCGGCGACGGAGCCAGCACCAGAGCGTGTTGCTGTGCCGGCAGCGGCTGGTGCGGGCGCGGGAGCGGCGCTTCACTGTCGTGCTGGCCGTGGTGATGGGGGCCTTCGTGCTGTGCTGGTTCCCCTTCTTCTTCACCTACAGCCTGGGCGCTGTCTGCGGGGAGGGCTGCCGCGTCTCCAAGCCCCTCTTCAGCTTCTTCTTCTGGATCGGCTACTGCAACAGCAGCCTCAACCCCCTCATCTACACCCTCTTCAACCGGGACTTCCGTGCTGCCTTCCGCCGGCTCCTCGCCGTCCCCCGCCGGCACTGCACCTAG
- the LOC140656943 gene encoding ADP-ribosylation factor-like protein 3 isoform X1 encodes MGDVQKGSSSTPCPQGLLSVIQRLKGSPEQELRIILLGLDNAGKTTLLKRLASEDVSTITPTQGFNIKSVHSNGFKLNVWDIGGQRSIRPYWRKYLGSTDLLIYVIDSADQKRFEETGQELAELTEEESLMGVPLLVFANKQDLVTAAPAAEIAEGLSLHTYRDREWQIQACSALSGEGVQDGMNWISSQIMNRKK; translated from the exons ATGGGTGATGTGCAGAAG GGCTCCTCCAGCACCCCGTGCCCCCAGGGGCTGCTCTCCGTCATCCAGAGGCTGAAGGGTTCCCCGGAGCAGGAGCTCCGCATCATCCTGCTGGGGCTGGACAACGCAGGGAAGACCACACTGCTGAAACGCCTGGCGTCCGAGGACGTCAGCACCATCACCCCCACCCAG GGCTTCAACATAAAGAGCGTCCACTCAAATGGCTTCAAGCTAAACGTCTGGGATATTGGGGGGCAGCGCTCAATCCGCCCATACTGGAGGAAGTATCTGGGCAGCACAGACCTGCTG ATTTATGTCATTGACAGCGCAGACCAGAAGCGTTTCGAGGAGACTGGGCAG gagctggcagagctcaCCGAGGAGGAGTCCCTCATGGGGGTCCCGCTGCTGGTGTTTGCCAACAAGCAGGACCTAGTGactgcagcacctgcagccgAAATCGCAGAAGGGCTGAGCCTCCACACCTACCGGGACCGGGAATGGCAGATCCAGGCCTGCTCAGCCTTGTCTGGGGAAGGAGTGCAG gaTGGGATGAACTGGATTTCCAGCCAGATCATGAACAGGAAGAAGTGA
- the LMAN2 gene encoding vesicular integral-membrane protein VIP36, translated as MAAGAGGLLAAAALLVAVAGPRPAPAELTDGNSEHLKREHSLMKPYQGAGSAAMPLWDFQGSTMVTSQYVRLTPDERSREGSIWNRVPCFLKDWELHVHFRIHGAGKKNLHGDGLALWYTQERLVPGPVFGSKDNFHGLAIFLDTYPNNEATERVFPYISAMVNNGSLTYDHSKDGRWTELAGCTANFRNQNHDTFLAIRYSRGRLTVMTDVEDKNEWKNCIDLAGVQLPTGYFFGASAGTGDLSDNHDIISMKLFQLMVEHPLEDEAVDWTKIEPSVSLLKSPKDNVDDPTGNFRSGPLTGWKVFLLLLCALLGIIVCAVVGAVVFQKRQERNKRFY; from the exons ATGGCGGCGGGTGCGGGCGGgctgctggcggcggcggcgctgctgGTGGCGGTGGCCGGGCCGCGCCCGGCGCCCGCCGAGCTCACGGACGGCAACAGCGAGCACCTGAAGCGGGAGCACTCGCTGATGAAGCCGTATCAGG GTGCGGGCTCCGCCGCGATGCCGCTGTGGGACTTCCAGGGCAGCACCATGGTCACCAGCCAGTACGTCCGCCTGACGCCCGACGAGCGCAGCCGGGAGGGCTCCATCTGGAACCGCGTG CCCTGCTTCCTCAAGGACTGGGAGCTCCACGTCCACTTCAGGATCCACGGAGCCGGCAAGAAGAATCTGCACGGGGACGGCCTGGCCCTGTGGTACACGCAGGAGCGCCTGGTGCCAG GTCCTGTCTTTGGCAGCAAGGACAACTTTCACGGACTGGCTATCTTCCTTGATACATATCCCAACAATGAAGCGACAGAG cgCGTGTTCCCCTATATCTCTGCGATGGTGAACAACGGCTCCCTGACGTATGACCACAGTAAGGATGGGCGCTGGACAGAGCTGGCGGGGTGCACCGCCAACTTTCGGAACCAGAACCATGACACTTTCCTGGCAATTCGGTACTCCCGAGGCCGCCTGACG GTGATGACCGACGTGGAAGACAAGAACGAATGGAAGAACTGCATTGACCTTGCAGGGGTGCAGCTGCCAACCGGCTACTTCTTCGGTGCTTCTGCTGGCACTGGAGATTTGTCTG ACAATCACGACATTATCTCGATGAAGCTATTCCAGCTCATGGTGGAGCACCCTCTAGAAGATGAGGCTGTTGACTGGACCAAGATTGAGCCTAGCGTCAGCCTCCTTAAATCACCCAAAG ACAACGTGGATGACCCAACGGGGAATTTCCGAAGTGGGCCTCTGACGGGCTGGAAGGtgttcctgctcctgctctgcgCGCTGCTGGGCATCATCGTCTGTGCTGTGGTGGGAGCTGTGGTCTTCCAGAAACGCCAGGAGCGGAACAAGCGTTTCTACTAG
- the RGS14 gene encoding LOW QUALITY PROTEIN: regulator of G-protein signaling 14 (The sequence of the model RefSeq protein was modified relative to this genomic sequence to represent the inferred CDS: deleted 2 bases in 1 codon), with product MATLPVAAESGSAGERRRAGPGQPHRAAGQGCCGAAGRAGSALGRAVPGMQGKGKLLVVHNGRMGPAVSDGELNASRARGSNNSVNSLPGPPATCGSTQGSVVSWAESFETLLQDRVAVTYFTEFLKKEFSAENVYFWQACERFQQIPASDTEQLAQEARRIYDEFLSSHSVSPVNIDKQAWIGEDMLANPSPDMFRIQQLQIFNLMKFDSYTRFVKSPLYQACLRAESQGQPLPDLRPHSRSSSPPPDLSKKSKLKLGKSLPLGVETAGSGANRSPRRSFRKGERREPSWAEGGEGGGSAMLWRESQGSLNSSASLDLGFLSSASTATSPWTEGHRKSLGGSEAELPAKPMKYCCVYLPDGTASLASVRPGHSIRDMLAGICEKRGFSLPDIKVYLVGNEQKALVLDQECSVLADQEVKLENRISFELEISSLNKTIRITAKSTKRIREALQPVLGKYGVSMELALLRRQGEPAALDLEKLVSTVAAQKLILETLADTRVTASAKAAAAPSPLRSEEGSPTGAEPDTLWEMPSSFSRPRSSAATNLNRRTYDLEGLVELLNRAQSCRANDQRGLLSKEDLVLPDFLQLPGQDDSTCEGSDQPCAPHPGSKGNSHPQPAEPAPAQPSVDHEL from the exons ATGGCGACACTTCCTGTGGCAGCCGAAAGCGGTAGTGCCGGggagcgccgg cgggccgggccggggcagccgcaCCGCGCCGCCGGCCAGGGATGCTGCGGGGCCGCGGGCCGCGCCGGTAGCGCGCTCGGCCGGGCGGTGCCAGGCATGCAGGGCAAGGGCAAGCTGCTGGTGGTCCACAACGGCCGCATG GGCCCGGCTGTGTCAGATGGAG agTTAAACGCCTCCAGGGCCCGTGGCAGCAACAACAGCGTGAACAGCCTGCCAGGACCACCGGCCACCTGCGGCTCCACACAGGGGTCTGTGGTCAGCTGGGCTGAGTCTTTCGAGACGCTGCTGCAGGACCGCGTGGCTGTCACCTACTTCACT GAGTTCCTCAAGAAGGAGTTCAGCGCCGAAAACGTCTACTTCTGGCAGGCATGTGAACGCTTCCAGCAGATCCCAGCCAGCGACACAGAGCAG ctgGCCCAGGAGGCACGGCGAATCTACGATGAGTTCCTCTCCAGCCACTCGGTCAGTCCCGTGAACATCGACAAGCAGGCCTGGATTGGGGAGGACATGCTGGCCAACCCCTCCCCAGACATGTTTCgcatccagcagctccag ATCTTTAACCTGATGAAGTTTGACAGCTACACGCGCTTTGTGAAATCCCCGCTCTACCAGGCCTGCCTGCGGGCAGAGAGccaggggcagcccctgcctgacCTGCGGCCCCACTCTCGCAGCAGCAGTCCCCCACCTGACCTCAGCAAG AAGTCGAAGCTGAAGCTGGGCAAGTCACTGCCGCTGGGTGTGGAGACGGCGGGCAGTGGTGCCAACCGCAGCCCTCGCCGGTCCTTCAGGAAGGGAGAGCGGCGGGAGCCCTCCTGGGCAG AGGGGGGAGAAGGCGGTGGGAGTGCCATGCTGTGGCGGGAGTCCCAGGGCTCGCTCAACTCCTCGGCCAGCCTGGACCTGGGCTTCCTGTCCTCGGCCAGCACGGCCACCAGCCCCTGGACGGAG GGCCATCGGAAGAGCCTGGGGGGCAGtgaggcagagctgccagccaAGCCCATGAAGTACTGCTGTGTGTACCTGCCTGACGGCACAGCCTCACTGGCCTCCGTCCGGCCTGGCCACTCCATCCGTGACATGCTGGCAGGGATATGTGAGAAGCGTGGCTTCAGCCTCCCCGACATCAAGGTCTACCTGGTGGGGAATGAGCAG AAAGCGCTGGTGCTGGACCAGGAGTGCTCTGTGTTGGCAGACCAGGAGGTGAAGCTGGAGAACAGGATAAGCTTTGA GCTGGAAATCTCCTCCCTCAATAAGACCATCCGCATCACGGCAAAGTCAACCAAGCGCATCCGGGAAGCGCTGCAGCCGGTGCTGGGGAAGTATGGCGTGAGCATGGAGCTGGCGCTGCTGCGGCGG CAAGGTGAGCCAGCTGCCCTGGACCTGGAGAAGCTGGTCAGCACGGTGGCTGCTCAGAAACTCATCCTGGAAACGCTGGCAG ACACGCGAGTGACGGCGAGCGCCAAGGCtgcggccgccccctccccactccGGAGCGAG gagggAAGCCCGACAGGAGCAGAGCCTGACACGCTGTGGGAGAtgccctcctccttctcccgGCCCCGGTCTTCAGCTGCCACGAACCTGAACCGCCGCACATATGACCTGGAAG GGCTGGTGGAGCTGCTGAACCGTGCCCAGAGCTGCCGGGCCAACGACCAGCGTGGGCTGCTCTCCAAGGAGGACCTGGTCCTGCCTGACTTCCTCCAGCTCCCCGGGCAGGACGACAGCACCTGCGAAGGGTCGGATCAGCCCTGCGCCCCTCACCCAGGCTCCAAGGGAAACAGCCATCCTCAGCCCGCAGAGCCCGCACCGGCTCAGCCTTCGGTCGACCACGAGCTCTGA